One window from the genome of Rhinolophus ferrumequinum isolate MPI-CBG mRhiFer1 chromosome 22, mRhiFer1_v1.p, whole genome shotgun sequence encodes:
- the GOLT1A gene encoding vesicle transport protein GOT1A isoform X1, giving the protein MISITEWQKIGMGTTGFGIFFILFGVLLYFDSVLLAFGNLLFLTGLSFIIGLRKTFSFFFQRHKLKGTSFFLGGVVIVLLRWPLLGMLLETYGFFNLFKGFFPVAFGFLGNAFNIPFLSSLFRRLQGTSSMV; this is encoded by the exons ATGATCTCCATCACCGAATGGCAAA AGATTGGCATGGGCACCACCGGCTTTGGCATCTTCTTCATCCTCTTCGGAGTACTCCTGTACTTTGACTCCGTGCTTCTGGCCTTTGGAAAC CTGCTGTTCCTGACAGGCCTCTCCTTCATCATCGGTCTGAGGAAgactttctccttcttcttccagaGACACAAGCTCAAGGGGACCAGCTTCTTCCTGGGAGGTGTGGTCATTGTGCTCCTGCGCTGGCCCCTTCTGGGCATGTTACTAGAAACCTATGGATTCTTTAATCTCTTCAA GGGCTTTTTCCCTGTCGCCTTTGGCTTCCTGGGCAATGCCTTCAACATCCCCTTCCTGAGTTCG CTGTTCCGAAGGCTACAAGGCACCAGCTCAATGGTCTGA
- the KISS1 gene encoding metastasis-suppressor KiSS-1, whose protein sequence is MNLMVSWQLMLFLCAISFRETLEKVATMENPRSTDQKLGPLALPPPWERSQRCAPLKSATEPGRPVLCAPGSRLIPAPRGAALMQREKDLTAYKWNSFGLRYGRRRAAPRDGAQGLETPHPGLRASGTRGGAGGGPVGGDLQFPS, encoded by the exons ATGAATCTAATGGTTTCTTGGCAGCTGATGCTTTTTCTCTGTGCCATCTCCTTCAGGGAGACATTAGAAAAGGTGGCGACCATGGAGAATCCTAGATCCACAG ACCAGAAGCTTGGGCCCCTGGCGCTCCCGCCTCCCTGGGAACGGAGCCAGCGGTGTGCGCCCCTGAAGAGCGCCACGGAGCCCGGGCGGCCagtcctgtgcgcgcccggcagcCGCCTGATCCCCGCCCCGCGGGGCGCGGCGCTGATGCAGCGGGAGAAGGACCTAACCGCCTACAAGTGGAACTCCTTCGGCCTACGCTATGGCAGGCGACGGGCGGCGCCCCGGGACGGCGCCCAGGGACTTGAGACTCCGCACCCGGGACTGCGGGCTTCGGGCAcgcggggcggggctgggggcgggcCAGTGGGAGGGGACCTGCAGTTTCCGTCTtga
- the GOLT1A gene encoding vesicle transport protein GOT1A isoform X2, giving the protein MISITEWQKIGMGTTGFGIFFILFGVLLYFDSVLLAFGNRHKLKGTSFFLGGVVIVLLRWPLLGMLLETYGFFNLFKGFFPVAFGFLGNAFNIPFLSSLFRRLQGTSSMV; this is encoded by the exons ATGATCTCCATCACCGAATGGCAAA AGATTGGCATGGGCACCACCGGCTTTGGCATCTTCTTCATCCTCTTCGGAGTACTCCTGTACTTTGACTCCGTGCTTCTGGCCTTTGGAAAC aGACACAAGCTCAAGGGGACCAGCTTCTTCCTGGGAGGTGTGGTCATTGTGCTCCTGCGCTGGCCCCTTCTGGGCATGTTACTAGAAACCTATGGATTCTTTAATCTCTTCAA GGGCTTTTTCCCTGTCGCCTTTGGCTTCCTGGGCAATGCCTTCAACATCCCCTTCCTGAGTTCG CTGTTCCGAAGGCTACAAGGCACCAGCTCAATGGTCTGA